The proteins below come from a single Necator americanus strain Aroian chromosome V, whole genome shotgun sequence genomic window:
- a CDS encoding hypothetical protein (NECATOR_CHRV.G20232.T2) — protein MGDYGEEDEVLQRCVISAAVCARRRQWKVREFPNFFIVKKKTIGVRNDYKNLVEEFGSTSSRCAFLRLRDRGGRKLWIVSAHAPTETAEDNSKDAFYDEINALMSKIPSQQVVIVGIDANAEDGTRTAIRCRKMRNHRRHQLTWQGSTLLTPEEQRKRKMRTLKLQLDYVLARNIPQSDIRKSRAVWDVAFDSDHRPVLLSFKIRFRKRNRRVPLQPKIDTAGLKDDECRTKFRQRVSIHAGVRTRKKLSDADSSAECIQDAARETLPVLLPRKKFAFASAETKSTYNSVCVLVTSTSTHTELPGPPTESEVLVCIQKMKNGKSGGGDGISAEMLRYLPPSGIREMTKIIRSIWISERILDSWRHAIIIPLHKKLSVTDPRNYRGISLLRVMYKVLERIILDRLIKHREETTRDEQAGFRSGRSTRCSSSGE, from the exons atgggagactacggagaggagg ATGAAGTTCTACAACGTTGTGTCATTTCTGCTGCTGTTTGTGCTCGTCGCCGTCAGTGGAAAGTACGAGAATTTCCTAACTttttcattgtaaaaaaaaagacgataggtgtgaggaacgattacaagaacctggttgaggaatttggctcaacgtcgtctagatgcgcctttttacgactgcgggaccgcggaggacgtaaactctggatcgtaagtgctcacgcacctacagaaaccgctgaggacaacagtaaggacgccttctatgatgaaatcaatgcgttgatgtctaaaataccaagccagcaggtggtcattgtcggaatcgacgcaaatgcggaagatgggactcgaacagcaatccgatgtaggaaaatg aggaatcatcgacgccatcagctcacgtggcaggggtcaacccttttaacgcctgaagagcagcgcaagcggaagatgaggactcttaaacttcagctcgactacgttttggcgaggaacattcctcagtcagatatccgaaaatctagagctgtttgggacgtcgcgttcgactctgaccaccgtccagttcttctcagcttcaagatacggttccgcAAGAGAAACCGAAgggttcctcttcaaccgaaaattgacacagcaggtctgaaagacgatgaatgcagaacaaaattccgccaacgtgtgtctattcatgctggagtacggaccaggaagaagcttagcgatgcggattcctccgcagagtgcatccaggacgctgcaagggaaacgctcccggttctattgccacggaagaagtttgcctttgcatctgcggaaacaaaatccacgtacaattctgtatgtgtgctggtgacttcaaccagcaCACATAcggaatt accaggacctccgaccgagtcggaggtcctggtctgtattcaaaaaatgaagaatggaaaatctggtggaggcgacgggattagcgcagaaatgctaagatatcttcctccgtctgggattcgtgagatgacaaagatcatccgttcaatatggataagcGAAAGGATActtgattcgtggagacacgctatcataattcccctccacaagaagttatccgtcacggacccaaggaattatcgaggaatctctttgctgcgtgttatgtacaaggtactggagcgcattatcctggaccgactcattaaacatcgcgaagaaacaacgcgcgacgagcaagctggctttcgttcTGGCCGATctaccaggtgttcatcgtcaggagagtga
- a CDS encoding hypothetical protein (NECATOR_CHRV.G20232.T1): MRTLKLQLDYVLARNIPQSDIRKSRAVWDVAFDSDHRPVLLSFKIRFRKRNRRVPLQPKIDTAGLKDDECRTKFRQRVSIHAGVRTRKKLSDADSSAECIQDAARETLPVLLPRKKFAFASAETKSTYNSVCVLVTSTSTHTELYVDFTNDTKAS; the protein is encoded by the coding sequence atgaggactcttaaacttcagctcgactacgttttggcgaggaacattcctcagtcagatatccgaaaatctagagctgtttgggacgtcgcgttcgactctgaccaccgtccagttcttctcagcttcaagatacggttccgcAAGAGAAACCGAAgggttcctcttcaaccgaaaattgacacagcaggtctgaaagacgatgaatgcagaacaaaattccgccaacgtgtgtctattcatgctggagtacggaccaggaagaagcttagcgatgcggattcctccgcagagtgcatccaggacgctgcaagggaaacgctcccggttctattgccacggaagaagtttgcctttgcatctgcggaaacaaaatccacgtacaattctgtatgtgtgctggtgacttcaaccagcaCACATAcggaattgtacgtggattttacAAACGACacaaaagcgtcttag
- a CDS encoding hypothetical protein (NECATOR_CHRV.G20233.T1), whose product MQLAFLDFEAVFDSPHRGRLLNALRADGVPGKFVRLLDDMNQRTTAAVRTPAGFTTPFEVVTGVRQGTVAGPFLFNFAIDDIMRRTVDQCPADIVLAPSGCPLTDLEYADDVVIFAESSTKLQHVVNLVSKLAAAYGLRLRPDKCKQMWISSRPQTGIRVDGQPIELVDEFCYLGCTLKNDGSYERDVQQRCAKATSAFNSLTKCLWSTPITNEVKLRV is encoded by the coding sequence atgcaactagcgtttctggactttgaagccgtgttcgactctcctcaccgaggccgtcttctgaacgcgcttcgcgccgatggagtaccaggaaagttcgttcgcttgcttgatgacatgaatcaacgaacaactgctgcagttcgaacaccagccggatttacaacaccgtttgaagtggtaactggagtaagacaagggacagtggcaggacctttcctgttcaatttcgcaatcgacgacattatgcgaagaacagtcgaccagtgtcctgccgacattgtcttagcaccatctgggtgccccttaactgacctcgagtacgccgacgatgttgttatattcgcggaaagcagtacgaaacttcaacatgttgtcaaccttgtatcgaagctggctgcagcctatggactacgcctacgccctgataaatgcaagcagatgtggatctcttcgagaccacaaacgggaatcagggtggacggacaaccgatagaactcgtcgatgagttctgttacctaggctgtacgctgaagaacgatggcagctacgagagagatgttcagcaaaggtgcgctaaggccacttctgcatttaactccttaacgaaatgcctgtggtcgacccccatcaccaacgaagtcaagctgcgagtctaa
- a CDS encoding hypothetical protein (NECATOR_CHRV.G20234.T2): MMYGSETWAAPSTVMERLDCTERKLLKRLLGYFWPRVCHNEDLYAEIDVVYRRMTRGKHQHLAPPSKVAKVNRLRFFGHILRRPADRLVQRVLRSSWGSSWKKPPGRKRKFWTEAVKEDLRTLGVERQFRRDVRFRRVWNSDEWIDSEQALAEDREGWAELCSRTAHLGEDAGNRVRR, from the coding sequence atgatgtacggatcggagacttgggcagcaccatcaacggttatggagaggcttgactgcacggaacgaaagctgcttaaacggttacttggctacttttggcctagggtatgtcacaatgaagatctttacgcagaaattgatgtggtataccggcggatgacacgtggaaaacaccaacatcttgcaccgccatcgaaagtggctaaagtaaatcgtcttcgcttctttggtcatatattaaggagaccggcagatcgccttgttcaacgagttttgaggagttcgtggggttcgagctggaagaagccacctggccgaaaacggaagttctggactgaggcggtgaaagaggacctgaggacactcggcgtggagaggcagttcaggcgagacgtaaggtttcgcagagtatggaatagcgacgaatggattgattctgagcaagctctcgcagaagatcgagaaggttgggcagagctgtgttcaaggacggcacacctcggcgaagatgcgggtaatcgcgtcaggcgatga
- a CDS encoding hypothetical protein (NECATOR_CHRV.G20234.T1) produces MERLDCTERKLLKRLLGYFWPRVCHNEDLYAEIDVVYRRMTRGKHQHLAPPSKVAKVNRLRFFGHILRRPADRLVQRVLRSSWGSSWKKPPGRKRKFWTEAVKEDLRTLGVERQFRRDVRFRRVWNSDEWIDSEQALAEDREGWAELCSRTAHLGEDAGNRVRR; encoded by the coding sequence atggagaggcttgactgcacggaacgaaagctgcttaaacggttacttggctacttttggcctagggtatgtcacaatgaagatctttacgcagaaattgatgtggtataccggcggatgacacgtggaaaacaccaacatcttgcaccgccatcgaaagtggctaaagtaaatcgtcttcgcttctttggtcatatattaaggagaccggcagatcgccttgttcaacgagttttgaggagttcgtggggttcgagctggaagaagccacctggccgaaaacggaagttctggactgaggcggtgaaagaggacctgaggacactcggcgtggagaggcagttcaggcgagacgtaaggtttcgcagagtatggaatagcgacgaatggattgattctgagcaagctctcgcagaagatcgagaaggttgggcagagctgtgttcaaggacggcacacctcggcgaagatgcgggtaatcgcgtcaggcgatga